One Centroberyx gerrardi isolate f3 chromosome 2, fCenGer3.hap1.cur.20231027, whole genome shotgun sequence DNA window includes the following coding sequences:
- the mpx gene encoding eosinophil peroxidase isoform X1, translated as MKLLLCVLLTLGLCLVPSHSKPSGETLGSPYLKSCFEEAKRIVDDAYKYSREESLSRVRREVVKPHDILRLMKQPRGDTRSAVRSADYMAQTLRLLHDKVHRVHKRSLNATDLLTAEQLKSLTTITGCAGRIRIPSCRTTQNLDKYRTATSVCNNLKKPRLGASNTPFTRWLPAKYDDGISEPIGWDRNRTFNNFMLPLVRQVSNNILSTTDTGVVSDGEFTHMVTLFGQWNDHDLTFTPFSPSIRSFSNGVNCDESCERTEPCFPIPIPPGDPRLPTGPDSCIPTFRSAPVCGTGFSAFNFGGEANKREQINALTAFLDLGQVYGSEEQLALNLRNLTSDEGLLRVNEKFRDSGRELLPFSTLQANMCATRARVTNNSNAQEVPCFIAGDVRVDENIALTSIHTLFMREHNRLARELRRLNPQWDSETLYQEARKIMGAYTQVFVFRDYLPHIVGDEVIRTQLGRYPGYNPNVDPSISNVFATAAYRFAHLAIQPMLSRLDANYRENTQFPSVPLFKAFFAPWRIVFEGGIDPLLRGLIGRPAKLNTQDHMMVDALRERLFEFVQHLALDLGSLNMQRGRDHGLLGYNAWRKFCRLSEPRNEAELGRVLNNTLLARRLLQLYGTPANIDVWLGGVAEPFVRGGRVGPLFACLIGTQFQKIRQGDRMWYENRGIFTPRQRSALSSASLSKIICDNTGINNVPQNPFNALSRRNRRVRCTDIRRLDLSAWRERPCTENSGPGSNCDEVSGNEIVNSFLDQQDPQDHQDPQENEVPQE; from the exons ATGAAGCTTCTGCTCTGTGTCCTTCTCACTCTGGGCCTCTGCCTGGTGCCCAGTCACTCCAAACCATCAG GGGAAACTCTCGGCAGTCCTTACCTCAAAAGTTGTTTTGAGGAAGCAAAGAGAATTGTCGATGATGCGTACAAGTACTCCAGAGAAGA GAGTCTCAGCAGAGTGCGCAGGGAGGTGGTGAAGCCTCACGACATCCTCCGTCTCATGAAGCAGCCCCGTGGAGACACGCGCTCAGCAGTGAGGTCTGCAGACTACATGGCACAAACCCTCCGACTGCTGCACGACAAGGTCCACCGCGTGCACAAACGCTCCCTCAATGCGACAG ATTTACTCACGGCTGAGCAGCTGAAGAGCCTTACCACCATCACCGGATGTGCAGGTCGGATCAGGATCCCATCCTGCCGCACAACCCAAAACCTTGACAAGTATCGCACAGCCACCAGCGTCTGCAACAACCT AAAGAAACCTCGTCTTGGAGCCTCCAACACCCCTTTCACCCGCTGGCTGCCTGCAAAGTATGATGATGGAATCTCCGAACCAATAGGGTGGGACAGGAACCGGACGTTCAACAACTTCATGCTCCCCCTG GTCAGACAGGTCTCCAACAACATCCTAAGCACAACGGATACGGGCGTGGTCAGCGACGGAGAGTTCACTCACATGGTGACCCTGTTCGGCCAGTGGAACGACCACGATCTCACCTTCACACCCTTCTCACCCAGCATCCGCTCCTTCAGCAACGGTGTGAACTGTGACGAGAGCTGCGAGCGCACTGAGCCTTGCTTCCCCATTCCG ATTCCTCCCGGCGACCCCCGCTTGCCCACTGGCCCGGACAGCTGCATCCCCACATTCAGATCAGCACCCGTTTGTGGAACCGGATTCTCAGCCTTTAATTTTGGTGGAGAGGCCAACAAGAGGGAGCAGATCAACGCTCTGACAGCCTTCCTGGATCTTGGCCAGGTGTATGGCTCCGAGGAACAGCTAGCGCTTAACCTTCGCAATCTCACCAGCGATGAAGGCCTGCTGCGTGTCAACGAGAAGTTCAGAGACTCTGGACGAGAGCTGCTGCCCTTCAGCACTCTCCAGGCGAACATGTGCGCCACACGCGCAAGAGTCACCAACAACTCAAATGCGCAAGAAGTGCCCTGTTTCATTGCAG GTGATGTCCGCGTGGATGAGAACATCGCCCTGACGTCTATTCACACACTGTTTATGCGTGAGCACAACCGCTTGGCCCGTGAACTGCGGAGACTCAACCCACAGTGGGACAGTGAGACACTCTACCAGGAGGCTCGCAAGATCATGGGTGCTTACACACAG GTGTTTGTGTTCCGGGACTATCTGCCGCATATTGTGGGCGACGAAGTGATACGCACACAGCTCGGCCGCTACCCCGGCTATAATCCCAACGTTGACCCCAGCATTTCCAATGTGTTTGCAACAGCAGCATACCGCTTCGCCCACTTGGCCATCCAGCCTATGTTGTCCCGTCTGGATGCAAACTACAGAGAGAATACTCAGTTTCCCAGTGTCCCCTTGTTCAAGGCCTTCTTCGCCCCCTGGAGAATTGTCTTTGAGG GTGGCATTGACCCTCTGCTCCGTGGTTTGATTGGTCGACCAGCTAAACTGAACACTCAGGATCACATGATGGTCGATGCTCTGAGGGAGCGGCTCTTTGAGTTCGTCCAGCACCTGGCTTTGGACCTGGGCTCTCTCAACATGCAGAGGGGACGTGACCATGGCCTGCTTG GCTACAATGCATGGCGCAAGTTCTGCAGGCTGTCTGAGCCTAGGAATGAGGCGGAGCTGGGCCGGGTCCTGAACAACACACTCCTGGCCCGTAGGCTGCTGCAGCTCTATGGCACGCCTGCCAACATCGACGTCTGGCTGGGAGGTGTAGCGGAGCCTTTCGTCCGCGGTGGCCGCGTCGGGCCTCTGTTCGCCTGCCTCATCGGAACCCAGTTCCAGAAGATCCGCCAGGGTGACAG GATGTGGTATGAGAACCGAGGCATCTTCACCCCCAGACAGAGGTCCGCACTGTCCTCCGCCAGCCTGTCCAAGATCATCTGTGACAACACTGGCATCAACAACGTCCCCCAAAACCCCTTCAATGCCTTGTCAAGAAGGAACAGGCGCGTCCGCTGCACCGACATCCGGCGCCTGGACCTGTcggcctggagagagagaccctgCACAGAGAACTCAG GCCCAGGTTCTAACTGTGATGAAGTCAGTGGAAATGAG ATTGTGAACTCATTCCTGGACCAGCAGGACCCTCAGGACCACCAGGACCCCCAGGAGAACGAG